A DNA window from Helianthus annuus cultivar XRQ/B chromosome 15, HanXRQr2.0-SUNRISE, whole genome shotgun sequence contains the following coding sequences:
- the LOC118487418 gene encoding secreted RxLR effector protein 161-like yields the protein MYLMSCTRPDLAYAVSKLSRYMSNPSSMHWNCITRLLCYLRYTREYGLHYNIYPAVIEGHYDANCISDTNDSRATSGYVFTLGGAVISWKSSKQTVIARSTIESEFIALDKAGEEAEWLFVEDIPRWPKSASAICIHCDSQSALG from the coding sequence ATGTATCTTATGAGTTGTACTAGACCAGACTTAGCATATGCTGTGAGCAAGCTAAGCAGGTACATGAGCAACCCAAGTTCAATGCATTGGAACTGTATCACTCGGTTGCTTTGCTACTTAAGATACACCCGGGAATACGGGTTGCATTATAACATATATCCAGCAGTTATAGAAGGACACTACGATGCAAATTGCATATCTGACACGAATGATTCCAGAGCAACAAGTGGGTATGTATTCACACTTGGAGGTGCTGTTATATCGTGGAaatcatcaaaacaaacggttatcGCTAGATCCACGATAGAATCAGAGTTCATCGCTTTAGATAAAGCAGGTGAAGAGGCAGAATGGCTATTTGTTGAGGATATACCAAGATGGCCTAAGTCGGCATCGGCCATTTgtatacattgtgatagccaatcggcACTTGGCTGA